gaaaattatgtaacaaggaaaaaaaaagaacaaaaagaaacatcCTTAACAAAAGTTGCTGAAAATTTTGACTCTTTTTTACTTCTCTCATTATATTTTTGCAGAGACTCTGATGTGGAATAAACCCAACCTCAGTGGAGTGGCTCCTCTTCCTCGAAGTCTTCACTCTGCTACTGCCATAAGAAACAAGTCAGTAGTTgtttccactttgtttttctttaattgtcTTTTCCTCATTGTAGCCAATTTCTTACCAGCAAACATGGTTGGCAGAACatagtacaaaaaaaatttaaatccagAGAGAAAAGCTTCATGTTCATTCAGAACTCAAAAATAAGAAGATTCATTTCTAAATACCTTAATGGTATTccataaagagaaagaaggataatgTGTAGTTATCTTTACATTAGGGAAGATTGAGGAATAGTAAATATTGAAGGTGAGATGTCTTCAAGGGAAAATTATCTGACATCCTTTGGAGAATGAACCATGTGAGAATTTTTTGGGTTAAATAATAAGAGCTAATATTTCTATAGCTATTTTTTACAAAGCAGTTTGCATGTATTGTCAGTATCTTTGGTGTCTTAGGCAGTATGCTAGATTCTGGTAATAAATTTCATCACAACAGTTTTATGAAGTACATATTACTGTCTTTTCACAAATtaagtaactgaggcaaaaaagaggtaaaatgatttgtttaGCATTGCAGCCAATAAGTATTGCAgtgggattagaattcaggtcttcttggtactcttatctgtaaaaaaggcTTTATCTCAGGAACTAGATTGTTTCATAGAGTTTCCTTCTACATCTGTTCTTTCGCCCCCAGAATGTATGTGTTCGGTGGCTGGGTACCTCTTGTCATGGATGATGTCAAAGTAGCCACACATGAGAAGGAGTGGAAGTGCACCAGTACACTGGCATGTCTTAATCTAGGTATGGCATGGACTTAAACTCATGAACATATCATTTAGCAGGCAGCTGGGCTTTATGATCATACTAGCCCTACCCATAAAGTATAATTTGTGTGGATGAAGATAAGGGTGATGATGGTGAATAATAGCGCCATTGAAGGAGACTCAGTTCTTACATGCCCTTAATTCCTTTTCCCCTTGTATCTTTTACCAAATAGGTTGGATGGAGACTGCCTAAGGCTAATTGGAAATGTTTTTTGACATATGAACAAACTCTCcaaaaacacaaatttccaaacTCTCTTCTTTTGCAGTAAAAGTCATctctttttgctcatttcttttcGCTAATAGttgttttaaaatgtgtttaaaacCCATTATGAGCTGTTGATTGTGTTTTgcttcctattttcttctcttctgcagatactatgacatgggagacaattCTAATGGATATGTTGGAGGACAATATTCCCCGCGCCCGAGCTGGTCATTGTGCTGTTGCCATCAATACCCGACTCTACATATGGAGTGGAAGGGATGGGTACCGAAAAGCCTGGAATAACCAGGTTTGCTGTAAGGACCTCTGGTACTTGGAAACAGGTAAATCAAGCTGTTTAAGAAGGTCAAAACTAAATAAGCTGTGGCTATGGCCATGTTTCTTTtgcatctttcttttctcttttttccctcacaGAAAGGCCCTCAGCTCCATCCCGAGTATATTTGGTTCGAGCAAACACTAATTCCCTAGAGGTCAGCTGGGGATCAGTGCCAACAGCTGACAGCTACCTCTTGCAACTTCAGAAATATGATATTCCTCCTGCAGCAGCTGCCACCTCACCAATGACCAGTCCAGTTCCTTCTGTGCCTGCCAATCCTCCCAAAAGTCCTGCCCTAGCAACCACAGCCCCTACAGTGCAGCCTCTTACCCAAGTGGGCATCACACTTCTCCCTCAAAGTTCTGTGTCTCCTTCTACCACCACCCCTATCCAGGTCTTAACAACAGTGCCTGGAAGTTCTGTACCTGTGCCCACCACTAGAAATCAAGGTGAGTCAGTTGGCTAGATTTGAtaaatctctgaagaaaatagtttggtTCAGGGGTAGGCATGTCTTGACTTAAGTAACTAGGTCATAAGCAACTCTGTGttaatgggtgagagagaaagatggatttgaacccaaccATATTCAGTAGCCAGCATGCACCTTTTTTGTTCTGAGAAATATGAGTAAATATGGATGGAGGAAGAAGAACCTCAAGGAAATGatggaaatggaagaaattcCATTATGATGGGGATAGCAAGATATGCAGACCAATGTTTCAaggataaataattttaaaactagtATCACTTAGCAAAAAATGATTAATACTTTGGATTGGTAATCACTGAACAGGGTATCTTGGATAGCATTGGACTACTTGGTTCCAAATAAGATCTACAAAGACATCACTGCAGGAGTCAAATTCCTTTGTTTCCCTTCAAAGTATGTGATTATGTTTACTAAGTTGTtaattcaatgaatgaatgaagaagctCCTTTTTCAGCAGGTATCCCCACTGTCTTTAAAGTAACTGGCCCCCCGGCCACAATAGGAAACCCACTGGTCACTATCTGGTCTGTCAGCCAAGCAGGAAAAGCACCTGTCACTGTCACCTCATTGCCTACTGGTGTACGGATGGCTGTGCCAACATTGAGCTCTCAGGGCACGGTATGTTGGAGTCTGTTTAACTTTGTGTGGGGGAGCTAATATGGTAAAAGATGTTGGCAAACTAGAAAAAGCTCAAGTTAAAAATGTCTTGGGAGATCCCAGTAATTAACTGGTAGACACCATTTATTTCTCAGTACTAATAGAAGTAGATCTAACAGGATGTCCATAGGACAGCTGCAATAGGAATTATGTTTCAAACCTAGCATAGTCTTCTTTTCTCATGTTCTCTAGATGATACGTAGCAATCCTCAGATGAGTGGAATGGCGGCTCTGGCAGCTGCAACAGCTGTCACCCAGAAGATCCCCCCATCTGTTCCTATAGTGCTCAGTGTTACTGCAGGCACAACTGTTGTTAAAAGTATAGCAGTATCACCTGGAACTACCACTTTACCAGCTACAGTGAAGGTGGCTTCCTCACCAGTCATGGTCAGCATATGTAGAGGGGTGTGTTGGGGAAGGGTGGAGAGGATTGGTTGTGGTGATTCTAAATATAGATGAATTTGAAGTAGTAGATAGCGCACTGAATCATTTACTTGAACTTAATCTTTTCTAAAATTTGGGtccattttgttctttttggAAGTTACTGGACTCAAATGGTAGCTAGAaatttgagaaattaagaaagGACTATgtaaattttcaaggaattatagTAAAAGGTATAAATAAAGTATCaataattatttcctttgttaTTTGAAATACATCCCAAGTAGATTTTCTTCCAACAATAGTATTTATATGTAGACTTTTAaggttttcattcttttcatttaaggAGTCAAGTAGGATTTGTTTACCAAGCTGAACAAATTCCTACAGACATTTGTAGTAAAGGATAATCCCAAAGAAGATAAAGTAGCCAATTTGTTTGGTGCTTTAAGATATATGAAACACATTTCTCACAATAAGTCTGTGAATTCGGTATTGCAAAAAtaatatcattttacaaatgacaaacctaaaacttagagagaaatgtggttttttttgtgttccagtttgtttttgttacattttaagttttgaattgtCTCCCTCCATCTGTTACCATCCCTCGCTAAAGAAGGTCACCATTTAACACAGGAAGAGAGTGTGGATGTctctaaataataaataaaaccatattATGCgtacttctttctctagatgtggatagcattttctttcataagtCTTTTGTAATTGATTTAAGTGTTTATCATATTCAGAATAACTTTGTTGTCCAGTTAAACAGGATTGCTGCTCTTGTTAACAAACatgctcttggttctgcttattttactcttcattatatatcatataagtctttgcatatttttctacagtcatcctgcttgtcatttcttagagcatagtaatatttcatcacaatcatatgacacaacttgttcagccatttcttaaCTGACAGGCATccctttggttttccttttttgcctccACAAATCATTGCTTAATAGTTTAAAAcataaattccttttcttttttctctgattgttttttttagtcatattactaggtcaaagggcatatacatagttttataattCTCTGGATAtcattccagattgctttccagtttcaGGGAGTTTTGAGGAAACATCTGAATCCAGTTTTCCTGACACTTTTTGAAATGGGACTCTTAGACTTCTATAATTTGGTTTTTTAGAATTGAGGTTTTTATTTTGAACCAGATCCTTGTCCCAGTCTTGCATTGTCttcactgtttctctttttttctttttttattccagGTGAGCAACCCAGCTACTCGAATGCTTAAGACAGCAGCTGCCCAAGTGGGGACATCTATCTCATCGGCTAGTAGTACTCCCACTTGTCCCATCATCACTGTTCACAAATCTGGCACAGTAACTGTGGCTCAGCAAGCCCAGGTAGTGACCGCTGTTGTGGGAGGAGTCACCAAAACCATCACATTAGTGAAGACTCCAATTTCTGTTCCAAGAGGCAGTACTCTGGTGAGTGTGAGAAGTTTTTGGCAAATGAAAACTACTTTAAAGTGTTCTGTCTACCATTTGTTGTTGATATTAGGTCATAATGGTTGCAGATTAAATCTGTagcaataaggaaactgaggccaaaaaaataataagtattaGAGGCAAGAATTTAAATCATGTCTcaactctaaatccagtactcttttctatatacataattatatcaaTTACATGACAAATTGAAGAAAGTGCTAATTTTGTAATCAGGACCAAGAATCAGACTGCAACTACAACTTTTTTAACATTGAGCAAATCACATTACTTCTTTGAGaatgagcctcactttccttatcctTAAACTGAGGATTATTGTATTTGTAATACGTAAGTTACAACTGCTATGAGAAGTTAGACCAGATAACCTCACAGTTTTCTAAAACtatgattctttgattttgttctatCTCAGAAGTAGGGAGCTTGTGCCTCAAGGCCTTCTAGGGACTCAGgtatgaccttttgactgagaccaagttttacaaaacaaatctttttattacaggaatttgttctatgaagtttggatgcaGGTTACCCCTGATATGCCTTgtaattaagttttttttttccgcttttctctttattttttcctttgctttttcagATTTCTAATCTTGGCAAAGTCATGTCAGTAGTTCAAACCAAACCTGTGCAGACCTCAGCAGTAACAGGCCAGGCTTCCACTAACCCAATGACACAGATCATCCAGGTAAACCACTAGAATCTAAGAGAGAGTTAGCACTTTCTCCCTTTTACCGCTGTAGTTTTGTAGGCTTTGCATCTTTCGTAAAAGGAGTTCTGATCTTTTAAGAACATATTCTAGCTTTCCATATTCAGGAAGCAACTTTCTAATTTTCATATTAAGTCTATAAAGCGAAACAGCTAGTGTTGCGTACCAGATCTCCTTTCCTACCTTTAGAGTATAAATGGTACTGGTTAagaatttcctttcattcttccttttttaattcatttttaagttctaaattctattttcCACACCAACTGAATGTGCAAGAAAAAAACATTAGGAGTAtttataatcatgcaaaacaaattcccacagtatcaatatcagaaaaaaaggaagaagaaaatgtgcttcattctgcagtctGTAAATCCATCAGTTCTCTTTGTGAAAGTTGATAGCATACGTtatcatgattcctttggaattgttgtgggTCAGTATGTTcatcaaagttattttttttaactgattatCTTGattataatgttttcctggttttgcttactttatgttgcattattatttcttttctttcccgtTATATTGTAAGTTCTGCAGGGCAGTCTTTTGTatccttttgtatccctagcacttaaaatgcatattaattgattgattgtttcACAATTTCTTCATTCCATCCTGTTCATCCATTACTTGTGCATACTTTTCAGTTCTTTAataccacagaaagaactgctttaattatttttgtatatgtacatcCTTTTCTTAACTGTTTGACCCTACAGGTATATAtagcctttggggcatagttctaaatgactttccagaatggttaaaccTACTCAGGGGTTTACAGTAATGTTGTATAAAttactctctttttcttctgacttcactttgcagCATTTCAAGAACAACTTAGTTCAAAAGAGCCACggtcttttttttcaaatgtccATTCTCTTCTTGTAGTATTTTGTGCCAACAGGAAGATACAGGACTATTATAAAACAGTATGTGCATTTAAGAAAACATAGAGAAGTAGGTAGTCAATAAGAATTACTTTTTGTGTCCTAGATTTCCCTCTACCTATAGAAAGTAGGTCACACAATTACttttattaaacaaaaaaaagtatatgTTCTACACATGCATAAAAGatcatatatttcctttttttctccatggTGCTTCCACAGCCTTTCACAGAGACCAAAGCATATTGAAGGGTGGAGgcaaattcagtgttttttttatCCTGGTACAACCCCCTAGCTCTGTTTTTTGTCTGCTTTCTTTTTTAGACCAAGGGACCTTTTCCTACAGAGACCATTCTGAAGCTGGTGACTTCATCAAATGGCAAACCTACCACCGTCATCACAAGCACCCAAGGCAGTGGGACAGGAACCAAGCCAACCATCTTGGGTATTAGCAGTGTCTCTTGTAGTACCACAAAACCTGGCACCACTACCATTATCAAAACTATTCCCATGTCAGGCATCATCACCCAGTCTGGAGCAACAGGTAGGACATATCAGTCAAGGAAATAACTCTTGATGTTGCAAGTCAGTGTATGTTTCGGTCCTCAGTAGGTTGAATTCCAAATTGGGTTATAAAGTCCATGCagttttaaaagaggaaattgaagcagagctGATTTATTCCTACCATTCCCCCGTTCTTTTAACCAACAGGGACAAGTGGCAGCCCTATAATTtgtttatggatttattttattttttattattacattgtaactttcttttttttgttggtttttttttttaattttgttttgttttctgtactTCTAGATTTTAATTGGATAGGAAAGACTCTTGAATCTACTGTCATCAGTGTCTTCAAAAAAAGAATGCCTTTCAGATTCAAAGAATgttagagaaaataatgaattacagaaagatcaaataaaaaaataacaaaagtgaTGACAAAGTGAGGAatcaaaataaaagtaaaaaaataaatggagcataaattatttagaaatgcaaaaataactggtaccatttcatatttttctgtaaTTGTTTTtagcacattatatatatatataaagacatTAACTGTCTTTAATTTATCTATCACTTGTCTGTCTTCCATCTAtttctagtttcctttttttgtttatttatttttagttttcaacattcatttccacaaaattttgagttcatattttctccccatctctcccctcctattttcttctttttcttttttttgaacctccttttccatttagctaattcagctttttaaagcatttgtctcctcattgactttttgaacctcttctgtCAGCTGAgtaagcctatttttaaaggtgttattttcttcaccatttttttgggtctcttttaacaagctgttgactcgcttttcatgatttactagcatctctctctcatttctcttcccaatgtttcctccacctctcttatttgactttcaaaatctttcttgagttcttccatgacctgagaccactacatatttattttggaggcctctgatggtaagcagtgttcttcctcatctgaaaggatggaagaaaatacctgttcaccaaggaagtaaccttctacagtcttattttttttcccctttcttggacatttttccagccagttacttgactttgagtCTTTTGTCAGCAAGGGGTATATTCTgggtacctgtaagttctcagttcctccaaggtggctcaatcaagggaaaggagtttactcctctcctgatctgTGCTGTGGTCAGGGAGCTACCCAAGCTTTTATgcagaatctgcaagtagaattccctttccacagccTCCTACAGCTCCACCACGCCAGCCAGGACTGTTCCTCTCTTCCTCACCttggctgccactcagggctgagacccagatcagggCCTCacttcccccaagggctttagggtgaggactccaaaaatggacactactgctgctgccactgcctgaggTCAGGGCaaagggaggaccctgctcctttctcactcaggagaaaaagctttttcactggcCTTTGAAGtgactttggcatttgtgggtctgagaacctctgctgctgctgggaattccatcccagaggcctgttctggtcctgttcctgcccATTCCATGTGACATTGCTGGGCTGTGGTCAGTGGGCTGTGCTGTGCTCAGTTccccatgcaatagaccttttttgtcagccttccaggctaccttgggctggaaatctctttttgtggcttctgcttctctagaatttgcttagagttattttttacaggtattttatggaccaggtgggaagagctagagtatgtgcatctttctactctgccatcttggctctgccccacaaAGTAAGTTTCTTTAGAGACCTTTTTTGTGTTACCCTTCTTTATTCTCCCAAGAAATGATTTAAGTCATAGTTAAGAAAGAATCTGTTGCTTCTGAGGATATAATAGTAGTATTAAGAGCTTAAATCATTGAGCCCTGTATAAAAGGACAACTGTAAGGTTTTACACCCTGCTCCACATATAGAAAATTTTCTGAAATAGTggtcttttcttgtttttcaccCTCCCAGGGGTAACCAGCAGCCCTGGAATAAAGTctcctatcaccatcatcaccacaaAAGTCATGACCTCTGGCACAGGCACACCTTCCAAAATCATCACTACTGTCCCTAAAATTACTGCTGGTCAAGGTCAGCAAGGAGTGACCCAGGTGAGACAAATCCAGTGTCCTGCCCTTATCTTCACTATCAATGGATTGTTCAAGAGCTTTTATTCTTTGCAGCATGTAATCTGAATAATTCTGAGACTTACCGATTATATGATCATCTTACTTTGGATTTTGCTTCTGTAATTTTAGTACATTCTTTTTAGGTATAACTGATTTTATTcacattttgcatttatttacaaCATAAACTCagcttctttgtttttatttggacATAGTAGTCAGTACTATGTTTGTTATCAGGATAGAGTTATTGTGTTTTAACAGGGCTATAGAAATAAATGCTTGCCTTTTTTTGTTAGcgtttttttgttttggtattaTAGGTTGTACTGAAGGGTGCCCCAGGACATCAAGGCACTATACTCCGAACAGTGCCCATGAGTGGAGTACGACTTGTTACCCCTGTCACAGTGTCAGCAGTTAAGCCAACAGTCACCACGTTGGTAGTGAAGGGCAGCACTGGTATGTGTCCAGAAGATAAAGAAAGTTGGatcctagaaaagaaaattatataatgaAATTCCTGTGCTCTCAGTCATAAATTGAAATCTAAGTATCCAAACTCTGAGTTCAGCCAACTGATGATAATATCTTGAATTGACCATTTTAAGAAACTGTTTTaagttcattattttttcctttgcttctagTTTCTTTACCATTGAAAAAACTTGTTGGTTGGTTTATTCTATATTACTGATAATACAATAAGCTTCTAAACCCCCATcatagcttttttaaaattttgctccATAGATTTAGTCTAAATCCAGTTCATGCCAGCTCTTCAAAAGCAGTGGTTATAAGAATAGTTGCACAAAGGTTAAGTTCTGTGGAATTGGTGATATTGTGAACCTTCATCAAAGAgccctttttatttctcttttctctaggtgtTACAACTTTAGGGACTGTAACAGGCACTGTGTCCACCAGCCTGGCTGGAGCCACAGGGCATAATGTCAGTTCTTCCCAGGCTACTCCTGTTGCCACATTGGGCACCATTGCTACTCCTTCAAGCCAAGTGATCAGTCCTATAGCCATTAATGTTTCATCAGCCCAGACTACAATGACAGCAGCTGGAGGTCTTACCACTCCCACCATTACTATGCAGGTAGGTTCTATAGTTTTATTGTTGTCACCTTGTTATCAtgtttaatttcctcattttaaaattgaggggGTAATAATAATACCCATACCCCAGTGGTGGTGTTTTTTGCAAGGCACTTGCACAGTTAATATCTacgcaggatttgaactcagatcttcatgactccatccactgtaccatttagcacacctttgtttatttgtttttcaggctttttttgaggcagttggagttaaatTAACTTGTTTTGACTTTTCAAACAAGACTATATAAAAATGATTTGAAAAGCATCTTACATTTAAATTTAGTTTATTATTACTAATTAAGAAGGAAATACTGTgccatatctataaaatgtatGAATTTGACTGTAATCAAAAAAAGTTTGCTCTCCTGTGACACTTTTCCCATTTATCCCAAAGAAGTCtagaattatttaaaatactGAAGTTTATTATGTGAAGGAGAATATGTATTAGCAGCATATGTAGAAAACTGAGCTGTTGTGTTAATGCGTCActtcatatatattatgtgttaatattaaaactttatttgaaggaaaggaaattgaaggaggaaggattaaaaatattttaagttgttaaaaaattattgatgatTTTGGACTAGCTTTTAAGTGCATTCAGTAATGTGTGATACaaaatttaatctttttatcttagattcttttatttccatttttttctaaccAATTTATAACAGTTACAGCTGTCAAATCAGAAAGATTGATGAGATAAGGTAGAAATAGTTATGAAATTTTTGATGCTGTACTCTTTATTGAATTGGGTGCCATACAGAAAGAAATTCATTGACCTTACACTATTTGTTAATTACAAGTTGGAATTTTTATTGTAACTTttattcaaacaaaacaaattctttttaaaattttaataaataagagTTTTAACCACAATTattataaaattgaaatagaCTTTTCTTTACTCTTCACGTCctcaaaaaaaattcttacaaGTAAAGGGGAAGTAGTTGTGAATCATGTTAAAGGACAAGCTCTATCATCAATCACTCATCAGTTCATcagtaaacaagtatttattaatgtcTGCCAGGTAGGTGTCAGggatagaaaacaaaaatgaatgtgcCCTCCTTTTCTCAAATAATACTGAATTATTTGATTAATTTGCCTTCTCTTGCTTGATGTTTTAAGTATGATATTTGTGAGAAATCAAAAATCCCTTCATCTAACCCAAGTAAAAGTAAATGttaaagtaaaaggaaaatatttgttgtagaGATATTTCTATTAATGTTTgcttccatatttattttttttctggtagcctGTCTCTCAGCCCACTCAGGTGACACTAATTACAACACCAAGTGGTGTGGAGACCCAGCCAGTGCATGATCTCCCTGTGTCCATCCTGGCCTCACCTACTACAGAGCAACCCACTGCCACAGTTACAATTGCTGACTCAGGCCAAGATGACATGCATCCTGGTAGTGTGACTTTGATGTGTTCTAACCCACCATGTGAAACCCATGAGACGGGTACCACCAACACAGCAACCACAAGTGTTGTAGCCAATTTTGGGGACTTTTCACAGTCCACACAAGTTCAATTCATCTGTGACAGCCAGGACATTTCAACAGTTGCAGAACAGAATGTTGATATGATACAGGCTTGCTCCAACCAATCTTGTGAAACCTCTGAGGCAAGCACTGCCAGCACTTCAACAGTGATAAATACTAATTTGTCAAGCCCTCTCACTATGAGCATGGGACAGAGTCTGTGCTTAAATCCTCTGTGTGAGACCCATGAAACAAACAACATCAATATACCCACCATAGCCACATCTAGCATTAGTTCCAGTTCCCCATCTGAAACCCATGAGATAGCAACCACAAGTACAGCAACTACCACCACATCTACCATCAGGCAACCAGCACCTAGCAACCTTCTGCATAAAAAACATGTCCAGACAGGGGATACCCTGGCTTTAGCTCAGCCTGGTGTGAGTGGGGAACTCAGAGGATCTTGGTTTCCCACCAGTCCTTCCTGCCAAAGTCATCAAAGTAGGTCAGCCAATATGAAATCCACAGACGTAACCTCAGTAACCACCAATCAGGTTTGCCAAAAGTCCTTATCCAAAGATGTCACCACTAGTATTAGTACCAAGGGGCTTTATACTCAGAGTATTAAAACTGAACAAACAAACCCATCTTCTGTGGGCAATATCGTGTCAGGTGTGAAGCCACTAACGTCAACAAGTTGGCATTCTGAGACTGATCACCTTCACAATATGAGTACTACAGTGGGACAACTGAATACAGATGCCAGGGAAACCACTGAGATACAGACATCCACTAAGTATTTGTGCCCAGTACATCAAAACAATTTTACCTTaactgcagaagccacagaaacaCAATCTCCCCTCAAATGTTCTGATCCTCTTTGTGAGACGTATAGGACTGGTATGACCTCCACTATGGACAATGTCCAACAAATGTATTACAACCCACCATGTGAAATCCATAAAACAGATACCATAAGTGCATTCACTGCTACAACCTCCCATGTAGTCATTAGTCATAATAATAGTAAGCAGCAAACAACTCTCAGCATCACAGAGGCAATTTTTACTAAGAACCAAAAAACCTTGGAAACAGTTTCAGATTTGATAGTGTTAACACCAACTGCCACACCTCATGGGACCAGACACCCCTCAGGAGTTACTTCTGGACAAAAGCTGTGTTCTAATCCCCCATGTGAAATCCATGAGACAGGCACTACACACACGGCCACTACTATCTCCTCAAATATTACCTTCAGCAAAGGTGAG
This portion of the Notamacropus eugenii isolate mMacEug1 chromosome Y unlocalized genomic scaffold, mMacEug1.pri_v2 SUPER_Y_unloc_1, whole genome shotgun sequence genome encodes:
- the LOC140516963 gene encoding host cell factor 1-like isoform X7; translated protein: MASVQPRWKRVVGWSGPVPRPRHGHRAVSIKELIVVFGGGNEGIVDELHVYNSATNQWFIPAVRGDIPPGCAAYGFVCDGTRLLVFGGMVEYGKYSNDLYELQASRWEWKKLKAKTPKNGPPPCPRLGHSFCLVGNKCYLFGGLANDSEDPKNNIPRYLNDLYILELRPGSGVVGWDIPITYGVLPPPRESHTAIVYTEHDKKKSKLVIFGGMSGCRLGDLWTLDIETLMWNKPNLSGVAPLPRSLHSATAIRNKMYVFGGWVPLVMDDVKVATHEKEWKCTSTLACLNLDTMTWETILMDMLEDNIPRARAGHCAVAINTRLYIWSGRDGYRKAWNNQVCCKDLWYLETERPSAPSRVYLVRANTNSLEVSWGSVPTADSYLLQLQKYDIPPAAAATSPMTSPVPSVPANPPKSPALATTAPTVQPLTQVGITLLPQSSVSPSTTTPIQVLTTVPGSSVPVPTTRNQAGIPTVFKVTGPPATIGNPLVTIWSVSQAGKAPVTVTSLPTGVRMAVPTLSSQGTMIRSNPQMSGMAALAAATAVTQKIPPSVPIVLSVTAGTTVVKSIAVSPGTTTLPATVKVASSPVMVSNPATRMLKTAAAQVGTSISSASSTPTCPIITVHKSGTVTVAQQAQVVTAVVGGVTKTITLVKTPISVPRGSTLISNLGKVMSVVQTKPVQTSAVTGQASTNPMTQIIQTKGPFPTETILKLVTSSNGKPTTVITSTQGSGTGTKPTILGISSVSCSTTKPGTTTIIKTIPMSGIITQSGATGVTSSPGIKSPITIITTKVMTSGTGTPSKIITTVPKITAGQGQQGVTQVVLKGAPGHQGTILRTVPMSGVRLVTPVTVSAVKPTVTTLVVKGSTGVTTLGTVTGTVSTSLAGATGHNVSSSQATPVATLGTIATPSSQVISPIAINVSSAQTTMTAAGGLTTPTITMQPVSQPTQVTLITTPSGVETQPVHDLPVSILASPTTEQPTATVTIADSGQDDMHPGSVTLMCSNPPCETHETGTTNTATTSVVANFGDFSQSTQVQFICDSQDISTVAEQNVDMIQACSNQSCETSEASTASTSTVINTNLSSPLTMSMGQSLCLNPLCETHETNNINIPTIATSSISSSSPSETHEIATTSTATTTTSTIRQPAPSNLLHKKHVQTGDTLALAQPGVSGELRGSWFPTSPSCQSHQSRSANMKSTDVTSVTTNQVCQKSLSKDVTTSISTKGLYTQSIKTEQTNPSSVGNIVSGVKPLTSTSWHSETDHLHNMSTTVGQLNTDARETTEIQTSTKYLCPVHQNNFTLTAEATETQSPLKCSDPLCETYRTGMTSTMDNVQQMYYNPPCEIHKTDTISAFTATTSHVVISHNNSKQQTTLSITEAIFTKNQKTLETVSDLIVLTPTATPHGTRHPSGVTSGQKLCSNPPCEIHETGTTHTATTISSNITFSKASPPTTNGQEDIGNTQGTSVITTTSSSVRIAISTQSQAVTIISSPSVPSISKVEMSPEKTDEFPDTDAISRTVPSTEAPLSAIYMLDSDEIKAKQEATEKLTLLSPFQSTQYPEPLMEQSQAPENQVAVDTSTAKESPPGQDSSGPEQDEVHQLSLPHEFMAEGQMTTTTLMVSGLSPEELAVTATANEEAQALTIQAAKGTSGEPMDTSDTTETQTDLGHLPSEAQESQSTAIPIVLTQQELAVVVQQQHQLQDIQAQPHQQHQHHATTEALASADSLNDPDSESIDLMSSTPVGSLATSNAFVTPPSIVVANPGKLQAATALTEKPELPPPSIKVPVKKENQWFDVGVIRGTNMMVTHYFLPPADVSVMDYDSSIIPDHSKLKKQKLQPGTAYKFRVAGVNSCGQGSFSEISAFKTCLPGFPGAPCAIKITKNSDGAHLTWEPPSVTSGKIIEYSVYLAIQSSQLSKQKSSVSAQLAFMRVYCGPNPSCLVQSSSLSNAHIDYTTKAAIIFRIAARNEKGYGPATQVRWLQGEK